From a single Pasteurella atlantica genomic region:
- the prfB gene encoding peptide chain release factor 2 (programmed frameshift): MFEVNPIKNQLADLTERTQVIRGYLDFDVKVERLEEVNAELEQPEVWNNPEKAQALGKERVALEEIINTIKELEQGVDDIEGLIELAVEMEDEDTFNEATQEADTLEQKLAKLEFRRMFSGENDPNDCYIDLQAGSGGTEAQDWTEMLLRMYLRWAESKGFKTELIEVSDGDVAGLKSATVKVSGEYAFGWLRTETGIHRLVRKSPFDSNNRRHTSFSAAFIYPEINDNIDIDINPADLRIDVYRASGAGGQHVNKTESAVRITHLPTNTVVQCQNGRSQHQNKDSAMKQLRAKLFELEMQKQNAEKQALEESKSDIGWGSQIRSYVLDDSRIKDLRTGVENRNTQAVLDGDLDRFIEASLKAGL; encoded by the exons ATGTTTGAAGTAAACCCAATTAAAAACCAACTTGCTGATTTAACCGAACGCACCCAAGTTATCAGGGGGTATCTT GACTTTGATGTCAAAGTTGAGCGTTTAGAAGAAGTAAACGCAGAATTAGAACAACCAGAAGTGTGGAATAATCCTGAAAAAGCCCAAGCCTTAGGTAAAGAGCGAGTTGCCCTAGAAGAAATAATCAATACAATCAAAGAATTAGAACAAGGTGTTGATGATATTGAAGGCTTGATTGAGCTTGCTGTTGAAATGGAAGATGAAGACACCTTCAATGAAGCAACACAAGAAGCGGATACATTAGAACAAAAATTAGCAAAATTAGAATTCCGCCGTATGTTTAGTGGCGAGAACGATCCGAATGATTGCTACATTGATTTACAAGCAGGATCAGGCGGGACAGAAGCCCAAGACTGGACAGAGATGTTGCTACGAATGTATCTACGTTGGGCAGAAAGCAAAGGCTTTAAAACTGAATTGATCGAAGTATCAGACGGCGATGTAGCTGGCTTAAAATCGGCAACAGTAAAAGTCTCTGGCGAATATGCCTTTGGTTGGTTACGTACCGAAACAGGGATCCATCGCTTAGTGCGTAAAAGCCCGTTTGACTCAAATAACCGCCGTCATACCTCATTTAGTGCGGCATTTATTTACCCTGAAATCAACGACAACATCGATATTGACATCAACCCTGCCGATTTACGTATTGACGTTTATCGAGCATCAGGGGCGGGTGGTCAGCACGTGAATAAAACGGAATCGGCAGTGCGTATTACTCATTTACCGACAAATACAGTGGTGCAATGTCAAAACGGACGCTCACAGCACCAAAATAAAGACAGTGCAATGAAACAACTGCGTGCGAAATTATTTGAATTAGAAATGCAAAAACAAAATGCTGAAAAACAAGCCCTTGAAGAAAGCAAATCGGATATCGGCTGGGGCAGTCAAATTCGTTCTTATGTACTTGATGATAGTCGTATCAAAGATTTACGTACAGGCGTTGAAAACCGCAATACCCAAGCGGTGCTAGATGGCGATTTAGATCGCTTTATTGAAGCAAGTTTAAAGGCTGGGTTGTAA
- the dhaK gene encoding dihydroxyacetone kinase subunit DhaK, with protein sequence MKKLINSVEIVLKEQIQGLIKSCPQLVLNTEPVFVKRADSPVQGKVAIISGGGSGHEPMHAGFVGKGMLDGACPGEIFTSPTPDQMFECGMAVDSGEGVLLLIKNYTGDVLNFETAAELLADCGTKVATVLVDDDVAVKDSLYTAGRRGVANTVLMEKILGAAAEKGYSLAQLEALGQKLNNNGHSLGIALGACTVPAAGKPSFTLAENEMEFGVGIHGEPGIERREYKDLDTTVEQMFTTLIENGDYERTIRRWDSENTTWLEEQVSKQALQKGDRVIALVNNLGAVPLSELYGVYNKLAACCEEFGLTIERNLVGSYCTSLDMQGMSITLLKVDDDDLALWDSPVNTPAMRWGE encoded by the coding sequence ATGAAAAAATTAATCAATTCTGTTGAGATCGTTTTAAAAGAGCAAATTCAAGGTTTAATCAAATCTTGTCCTCAACTCGTATTAAATACAGAGCCAGTATTTGTGAAGCGTGCAGATAGTCCTGTACAGGGAAAAGTAGCAATTATTTCGGGTGGTGGTAGTGGTCACGAACCAATGCACGCAGGTTTTGTTGGAAAAGGTATGCTAGATGGCGCTTGTCCAGGAGAAATTTTTACGTCACCAACTCCTGATCAAATGTTTGAATGTGGTATGGCTGTGGATAGTGGTGAAGGGGTATTGCTGTTAATTAAAAATTATACTGGCGATGTGTTGAATTTTGAAACAGCCGCTGAATTATTAGCAGATTGTGGTACAAAAGTTGCAACAGTATTGGTTGATGATGATGTCGCTGTAAAAGATAGTTTATATACGGCTGGTCGTCGTGGTGTGGCGAATACCGTACTAATGGAAAAAATCTTAGGTGCTGCGGCTGAAAAAGGGTATTCATTAGCTCAATTAGAAGCATTAGGGCAGAAATTAAATAACAATGGTCATTCATTGGGTATTGCATTAGGGGCTTGTACTGTGCCAGCAGCAGGCAAACCTTCATTTACTTTAGCAGAGAATGAAATGGAGTTTGGAGTTGGTATTCACGGTGAACCAGGTATTGAACGTCGAGAATATAAAGATTTAGATACTACCGTTGAACAGATGTTTACTACTTTGATTGAAAATGGTGATTATGAACGTACCATTCGTCGCTGGGATAGTGAAAATACAACGTGGTTAGAAGAGCAAGTGTCTAAACAAGCACTACAAAAAGGTGATCGTGTGATTGCATTGGTAAATAATTTAGGTGCGGTTCCATTGTCTGAATTATATGGTGTTTACAATAAATTAGCAGCGTGCTGTGAAGAATTTGGTTTAACTATTGAACGAAATCTTGTCGGCTCTTATTGTACTTCATTAGATATGCAAGGAATGTCGATTACATTATTAAAAGTAGATGACGATGATTTAGCATTATGGGATAGCCCTGTAAATACACCAGCAATGCGTTGGGGAGAGTAG
- the pntA gene encoding Re/Si-specific NAD(P)(+) transhydrogenase subunit alpha, which translates to MLIGVPKELLSGENRVAATPKTVAQILKLGFEVIVEHGAGFKASFEDKAFVQAGASVGDQKTVWNADIIFKVNAPTDEEIALMKEGATLVSFIWPAQNEELMKKLSSKKINVLAMDSVPRISRAQALDALSSMANIAGYRAVVEAAHEFGSLFTGQITAAGKVPPAKVLVIGAGVAGLAAIGAASSLGAIVRAFDSRPETKEQVESMGASFLEIDVETEVSSDGYAKVMSEEFNRKSLELYAEQAKEVDIIITTALIPGRPAPRLITKEMVDSMKPGSVIVDLAAATGGNCEYSKADEVVITDNQVKVIGYTDLPGRLPTQSSQLYGTNLVNLLKLLCKEKDGNINIDFEDVVQRGVTVVRDGEITWPAPPIKVSAQQQPKVKEPVAKKEEKPADPRIKYGVMAAAGVAFLGLASVAPQEFLSHFSVFVLACVVGYYVVWNVSHALHTPLMAVTNAISGIIIVGALLQIAQGGVFISVVAFIAILVASINIFGGFKVTQRMLAMFRKG; encoded by the coding sequence ATGCTTATTGGTGTACCAAAGGAGCTGTTAAGCGGTGAAAATCGTGTAGCAGCAACGCCTAAAACCGTTGCACAGATCCTAAAACTTGGTTTTGAAGTTATCGTTGAACACGGTGCTGGCTTTAAAGCGAGTTTTGAAGATAAAGCATTTGTACAAGCAGGTGCGTCTGTCGGCGATCAAAAAACAGTATGGAATGCGGATATTATCTTTAAAGTAAACGCACCTACTGACGAAGAAATTGCATTAATGAAAGAAGGAGCGACCCTAGTTAGCTTTATTTGGCCTGCTCAAAATGAAGAGCTAATGAAAAAACTTTCTTCTAAAAAAATTAATGTTCTGGCAATGGATAGTGTGCCTCGTATTTCCCGTGCTCAAGCCTTAGATGCGTTAAGCTCAATGGCAAACATTGCAGGTTATCGTGCAGTGGTTGAAGCCGCTCACGAATTTGGTAGCTTATTCACTGGTCAAATTACGGCTGCGGGTAAAGTGCCACCTGCGAAAGTATTGGTTATCGGTGCAGGTGTTGCTGGTCTTGCAGCCATTGGTGCAGCAAGTAGCTTAGGGGCAATCGTTCGTGCTTTTGATTCTCGTCCTGAAACCAAAGAACAAGTGGAAAGTATGGGCGCTTCTTTCCTTGAAATTGATGTAGAAACAGAAGTCAGTTCTGACGGTTATGCAAAAGTAATGTCTGAAGAGTTCAATAGAAAATCTTTAGAACTTTATGCTGAGCAAGCAAAAGAAGTCGATATTATTATCACAACAGCGTTAATTCCAGGTCGCCCTGCTCCTCGCTTAATCACAAAAGAAATGGTGGATTCAATGAAACCAGGTTCTGTGATTGTAGATTTAGCCGCAGCAACAGGCGGTAACTGTGAATATTCAAAAGCTGATGAAGTGGTTATCACAGATAATCAAGTAAAAGTGATTGGTTATACTGATTTACCTGGGCGTTTACCAACCCAATCCTCACAACTTTACGGAACAAACTTAGTTAATTTATTAAAACTACTTTGTAAAGAAAAAGACGGTAATATCAATATTGATTTTGAAGATGTGGTTCAACGTGGTGTGACTGTGGTGCGTGACGGTGAAATTACATGGCCAGCTCCACCAATCAAAGTATCAGCACAACAGCAACCAAAAGTGAAAGAGCCTGTTGCGAAAAAAGAAGAAAAACCAGCAGATCCTCGTATCAAATATGGTGTAATGGCGGCAGCTGGAGTTGCATTCTTAGGCTTAGCCTCTGTTGCTCCACAAGAATTTTTATCCCATTTCTCTGTGTTCGTGTTAGCTTGTGTTGTAGGTTATTATGTGGTTTGGAATGTCAGCCACGCATTGCACACACCGTTAATGGCGGTAACCAATGCAATTTCAGGGATCATCATTGTCGGTGCATTATTGCAGATCGCACAAGGTGGTGTATTTATTAGTGTCGTTGCATTTATTGCAATTTTAGTCGCAAGTATCAATATTTTCGGTGGCTTTAAAGTTACCCAACGTATGCTTGCAATGTTCAGAAAAGGTTAA
- a CDS encoding ABC transporter ATP-binding protein, which yields MITLTNLTLTRGTQTLLDNANATINPQQKVGLVGKNGCGKSSLLGLLKSEFTPEGGEAKYPSSWSIAWVNQETPALDISALDYVILGDRQYTELNKALEQANLDNDGHLIATIHAQLDTIDAWTIQSRAATLLNGLGFSTEQLDEPVKAFSGGWRMRLNLAQALLCRSDLLLLDEPTNHLDLDAVIWLERWLTQYKGTLILISHDRDFLDPIINRVIHIENQQLHEYTGNYSSFEIQRATKLAQQNSAYQQQQRKVEHLQSFIDRFKAKATKAKQAQSRIKALEKMEMIAPAHIDSPFSFEFRPPLSLPSPLLSMEKVSAGYGDKTILESVKLNLVPGSRIGLLGRNGAGKSTLIKLLSEELPPKTGKIKLAKGVKLGYFAQHQVDTLRVEESALWHLTHIAPEKTEQELRNYLGGFDFHGDKVKQAVKSFSGGEKARLVLALIVWQRPNLLLLDEPTNHLDLDMRQALTEALTQYEGSLVVVSHDRHLLRSTVDEFYLVHNKKVEEFKGDLEDYQKWLNEQNQLELAKRSQNQTAYTDTSNSGINRKEQKRQEAELRKQTAPLRKKIEKLEKSLEKLTATLSQIEQQLSDSSLYETENKIKLNEVLAQQVKTKQQLEEVEMQWLECHDELEICLNE from the coding sequence ATGATAACCTTAACAAATTTAACCCTTACTCGTGGTACACAAACACTATTAGACAATGCGAATGCCACGATCAATCCTCAGCAAAAAGTCGGTCTTGTAGGTAAAAATGGCTGTGGGAAATCGTCACTATTAGGTTTACTTAAAAGTGAATTTACCCCCGAAGGCGGCGAGGCGAAATATCCGAGTAGTTGGTCAATAGCGTGGGTAAACCAAGAAACGCCCGCCCTTGATATCTCTGCGTTGGATTATGTGATTTTAGGGGATCGTCAATATACCGAGCTGAACAAAGCCTTAGAGCAAGCAAATTTAGATAATGATGGACATTTAATCGCGACGATTCACGCTCAATTAGATACCATTGATGCGTGGACGATCCAATCTCGTGCCGCAACCTTGTTAAACGGTTTGGGTTTTAGTACCGAACAACTTGATGAGCCAGTGAAGGCCTTTTCAGGTGGTTGGCGTATGCGTTTGAATTTAGCTCAAGCGTTGTTGTGTCGTAGTGATTTATTATTGCTTGATGAACCGACTAACCATTTGGATTTAGATGCCGTCATTTGGTTAGAACGTTGGCTCACGCAATATAAAGGCACCTTGATTTTGATCTCACACGACAGAGATTTTTTAGATCCGATTATCAATCGAGTGATCCATATTGAAAATCAGCAGTTGCACGAATACACAGGGAATTACAGCTCTTTTGAAATTCAACGAGCGACTAAATTAGCCCAACAAAATTCGGCGTATCAGCAACAGCAACGTAAAGTAGAACATTTACAAAGTTTTATTGATCGCTTTAAAGCCAAAGCAACCAAAGCAAAACAGGCACAAAGTCGTATTAAAGCACTCGAAAAAATGGAAATGATTGCACCAGCACATATTGATAGCCCATTTTCCTTTGAATTCCGTCCGCCATTATCTTTGCCAAGTCCGTTGCTTTCAATGGAAAAAGTGAGTGCAGGATATGGCGATAAAACAATTTTAGAATCGGTAAAACTTAATTTAGTACCCGGTTCTCGCATTGGTTTATTAGGACGTAATGGTGCAGGGAAATCAACCTTAATCAAATTACTTTCAGAAGAGCTACCACCTAAAACTGGGAAAATTAAGTTAGCAAAAGGCGTAAAACTAGGCTATTTTGCTCAGCATCAAGTAGATACCTTGCGTGTAGAAGAAAGTGCTTTGTGGCATTTGACCCATATTGCCCCAGAAAAAACGGAACAAGAATTGAGAAACTATTTAGGTGGATTTGATTTTCACGGTGATAAAGTCAAACAAGCGGTAAAAAGTTTTTCAGGGGGCGAAAAAGCCCGTTTGGTGTTAGCCTTAATTGTATGGCAACGCCCTAATTTATTATTACTCGATGAACCGACCAACCATTTAGATTTGGATATGCGACAAGCCTTAACCGAAGCCTTAACACAATATGAAGGCTCGCTTGTGGTGGTATCGCACGATCGCCATTTATTGCGTAGTACCGTTGATGAGTTTTATTTGGTGCATAACAAAAAAGTGGAAGAATTTAAGGGCGATTTAGAGGATTATCAAAAATGGCTCAACGAACAAAATCAGCTTGAACTTGCAAAAAGATCCCAAAATCAGACCGCTTATACTGACACATCAAACAGTGGCATAAACCGTAAAGAACAAAAACGCCAAGAAGCAGAATTGCGTAAACAAACCGCCCCACTGCGTAAGAAAATTGAAAAACTTGAAAAAAGTTTAGAGAAACTGACCGCTACTCTCTCTCAGATTGAACAACAATTAAGTGATAGTTCACTTTATGAAACAGAAAATAAAATCAAACTAAATGAAGTATTAGCTCAACAAGTTAAAACCAAACAGCAACTTGAAGAGGTTGAAATGCAGTGGTTAGAGTGCCACGATGAACTTGAAATATGTCTGAATGAGTAA
- the pntB gene encoding Re/Si-specific NAD(P)(+) transhydrogenase subunit beta, whose protein sequence is MSLGFVQAAYIISALLFIMSLAGLSKHETAKAGCWYGIVGMGIALFVTIFGPQSHGVFWIIIAMAIGGALGIRQALKVEMTEMPELVAILHSFVGLAAVLVGYNSYGLHEASTPVLENIHNVEVFLGIFIGAVTFTGSLVAFGKLNGKLNSKALTLPHRHKMNLAAIVVSFLLMIAFVKHPENLFPVLLMTMIALAFGWHLVASIGGADMPVVVSMLNSYSGWAAAAAGFMLNNDLLIITGALVGSSGAILSYIMCKAMNRSFISVIAGGFGNDVQVSSDEEQGEHRETTAEEVAEMLKNASSVVITPGYGMAVAQAQYPVADLTQRLRDLGVEVRFAIHPVAGRLPGHMNVLLAEAKVPYDIVLEMDEINDDLSSTEVVLVIGANDTVNPAAMEDPNSPIAGMPVLEVWHAANVVVFKRSMAVGYAGVQNPLFFKDNTQMLFGDAKDRVDDILKAL, encoded by the coding sequence ATGTCTTTAGGTTTTGTACAAGCTGCTTATATTATATCGGCTCTACTTTTCATTATGAGCTTAGCAGGACTTTCTAAACACGAAACAGCCAAAGCAGGTTGTTGGTATGGTATTGTGGGTATGGGAATTGCATTATTTGTAACCATTTTTGGACCACAATCTCACGGTGTATTTTGGATCATCATTGCAATGGCAATCGGTGGTGCATTAGGTATCCGTCAAGCATTAAAAGTTGAAATGACTGAAATGCCTGAACTCGTTGCAATCTTACACAGCTTTGTAGGCTTAGCAGCGGTATTAGTCGGCTATAACAGCTACGGTTTACACGAAGCATCAACCCCTGTTTTAGAAAATATTCATAATGTTGAAGTATTTTTAGGTATCTTCATCGGTGCGGTAACCTTCACAGGTTCATTGGTAGCCTTTGGTAAATTAAACGGTAAATTAAATTCAAAAGCGTTAACTTTACCACATCGCCATAAAATGAATTTAGCTGCAATTGTTGTTTCATTCTTATTAATGATTGCCTTTGTTAAGCATCCAGAAAACTTATTCCCAGTGTTATTGATGACAATGATCGCACTTGCATTCGGTTGGCACTTAGTGGCGTCAATCGGTGGTGCAGATATGCCAGTGGTTGTATCAATGCTAAACTCTTACTCTGGTTGGGCAGCAGCAGCAGCAGGTTTTATGCTAAACAACGACTTACTTATCATCACTGGTGCATTAGTAGGTTCATCAGGTGCAATCCTTTCTTACATTATGTGTAAAGCAATGAACCGCTCGTTCATTAGCGTCATCGCAGGTGGATTTGGTAACGATGTTCAAGTTTCTTCTGATGAAGAACAAGGCGAACACCGTGAAACCACTGCAGAAGAAGTGGCTGAAATGCTTAAAAATGCAAGCTCGGTGGTTATTACTCCAGGATACGGAATGGCGGTTGCACAAGCACAGTACCCTGTTGCAGATTTAACACAACGTTTACGTGATTTAGGCGTTGAAGTACGCTTTGCAATACACCCTGTTGCTGGTCGTTTACCAGGTCATATGAACGTGTTATTGGCAGAAGCAAAAGTGCCTTATGATATTGTTCTTGAAATGGACGAAATCAACGACGACTTATCTTCAACAGAAGTAGTATTAGTTATCGGTGCAAACGACACTGTAAACCCTGCGGCAATGGAAGATCCAAACAGCCCAATCGCTGGTATGCCTGTGTTAGAAGTTTGGCACGCAGCGAATGTTGTGGTATTTAAACGCTCAATGGCTGTAGGTTATGCAGGAGTTCAAAACCCATTATTCTTTAAAGATAATACCCAAATGTTATTCGGCGATGCAAAAGATCGTGTCGATGATATTTTAAAAGCCTTATAA
- a CDS encoding IS3 family transposase → MLPINTFSEQYIFYYNNDRIRQKLRRLSLTQYGLNAIYHLKTQDRYISGLYQIIIKE, encoded by the coding sequence ATACTTCCCATTAATACTTTCTCTGAACAATATATTTTTTATTATAACAATGATAGAATTAGACAGAAATTAAGAAGGCTAAGTCTTACTCAATACGGACTTAATGCAATCTATCATCTAAAAACTCAAGACCGATATATATCGGGTCTCTACCAAATTATTATAAAGGAATAA
- a CDS encoding ShlB/FhaC/HecB family hemolysin secretion/activation protein codes for MKIKLLFLTLFYGTSSLAQNLPVSDNILKQSELRQATINRQLEKTPNKPTTLSVPRSQHISQNNHSICFPIKKIDFNVLGNTAPISDFYSIITNALNSQNLTYQKITSLKFELFEQPHFIPCLSLNDIRMLNTTIQNNIITKGWITSRLFIPNQSLTDRTLEFSLMQGLLNNIVIDKNNIEKTYANRANLFTAFPNDKNKPLNLRDLEQGLDNLRRLQTVKAEINIIPSTQQNMSDVKVLWQQQKYPIRVNFSFDDSGSKSTGKYLGTISIVWDNPLHLNDILSVSYTHNLTSGKKATDPNGKVDKGKTSSYSIGYSVPFGYWLVDMGINHYFYDQAVIGVNRNYHYTGTSNQAHLNLSKVIYRDNQHKITAQLGGWFKENKSYIDDVEIDVQHRRTAGWQANISSHSYFKLGTLISSLTYKRGTRAFNAITAPEELFNEGTAKSKIWIANIDWQMPFKVGHQQFSWHSQLQGQFNQTALTIQDNFSIGGRYNVRGFTGEQTLSAEQGWYLRNDIVWQYNDNHRVYLGLDVGKVFGDKNKNLVSDTLSGMTLGFNGQYKHYGNWHYDLFISTPLKKPTKFDTDKVVTGFNISYSF; via the coding sequence ATGAAAATAAAACTGCTATTTTTAACCTTATTTTATGGTACTTCTTCACTAGCACAAAATCTTCCAGTATCAGATAATATCTTAAAACAGTCTGAGTTACGGCAAGCAACTATTAATCGTCAATTAGAAAAAACACCAAATAAGCCTACTACTTTATCTGTACCACGCTCTCAACATATCTCTCAAAATAATCATTCAATATGTTTTCCAATTAAAAAAATTGATTTTAATGTGTTAGGTAATACAGCACCTATTTCAGATTTTTATTCTATCATTACTAATGCATTAAATTCACAGAATTTAACATACCAGAAAATAACATCGTTGAAGTTTGAATTATTTGAACAGCCCCATTTTATTCCTTGCTTAAGCCTAAATGATATACGTATGTTAAATACAACTATTCAAAATAATATCATTACCAAAGGGTGGATTACCAGCCGCCTATTTATACCTAATCAATCATTAACTGATCGTACTTTAGAATTCTCTTTAATGCAGGGATTACTGAATAATATTGTTATCGATAAAAATAATATAGAAAAGACTTATGCGAATAGAGCAAATTTATTTACAGCATTTCCAAATGATAAAAATAAACCATTAAATTTACGTGATTTAGAGCAAGGGTTAGATAATTTACGTCGCTTACAAACTGTAAAAGCTGAAATTAATATTATCCCAAGCACACAACAAAATATGAGTGATGTAAAAGTACTTTGGCAACAACAAAAATATCCTATCCGAGTTAATTTTTCTTTTGATGATAGTGGTAGTAAATCAACAGGTAAGTATTTAGGCACAATTTCTATAGTGTGGGATAATCCTCTACACCTTAATGATATATTATCGGTAAGTTATACGCATAATTTAACATCAGGAAAAAAAGCAACAGATCCTAATGGTAAAGTAGACAAAGGAAAAACATCAAGTTATTCCATTGGGTACAGCGTTCCTTTTGGTTATTGGTTAGTTGATATGGGTATTAACCATTATTTTTATGACCAAGCAGTTATAGGAGTTAATCGTAATTATCATTATACTGGTACCAGTAATCAAGCTCACCTTAATTTATCAAAAGTGATATACAGAGATAATCAGCATAAAATAACTGCCCAATTAGGCGGTTGGTTTAAAGAGAATAAAAGCTATATTGATGATGTGGAAATTGATGTTCAACATCGTCGTACAGCAGGTTGGCAAGCAAATATTTCAAGTCACAGTTATTTTAAACTTGGGACACTTATTAGCAGTTTAACTTACAAACGAGGTACTCGAGCATTTAATGCTATTACCGCACCTGAAGAGTTATTTAATGAAGGTACTGCTAAATCTAAAATATGGATAGCGAATATTGATTGGCAAATGCCGTTTAAAGTTGGACATCAACAGTTTAGCTGGCATAGTCAATTACAAGGACAGTTCAATCAAACAGCACTGACCATACAAGACAATTTTAGTATAGGTGGTCGTTACAATGTACGAGGTTTTACTGGTGAACAAACATTATCAGCAGAACAGGGTTGGTATTTAAGAAATGATATTGTATGGCAATATAATGATAATCATCGAGTTTATCTTGGGTTAGATGTTGGAAAAGTTTTTGGAGATAAAAATAAAAATTTAGTAAGTGATACTCTTAGCGGTATGACATTAGGTTTTAATGGACAATACAAACATTATGGTAATTGGCATTATGATCTATTTATTTCCACACCTTTGAAAAAACCAACAAAATTTGACACTGATAAAGTGGTGACTGGTTTTAATATTTCTTATAGTTTTTAA
- the dhaL gene encoding dihydroxyacetone kinase subunit DhaL — protein sequence MEITKQQIIQWIKNSQQLFEQHQDYLTQLDREIGDADHGLNMQRGFTKVLEKLPTVEDKDIGTILKTTGMTLLSQVGGASGPLFGSFYIKASLVANGKETLSLSEFHQLLKSGVEGIVSRGRAVRDDKTMCDVWLPILDDFEAMIEENSNPTTIFATLSEKAQKYAEATIPLKAKKGRASYLNERSIGHQDPGATSVSYLFLALSQVMEE from the coding sequence ATGGAAATAACAAAACAGCAGATTATTCAATGGATCAAGAATAGCCAACAGTTGTTTGAACAACATCAGGATTACTTAACTCAGCTTGATCGTGAAATTGGCGATGCTGATCACGGTTTGAATATGCAGCGTGGTTTTACTAAGGTACTCGAAAAATTGCCAACGGTGGAAGATAAAGATATTGGTACAATTTTAAAAACTACTGGAATGACGTTGTTATCACAAGTAGGGGGAGCAAGCGGTCCATTGTTTGGGAGTTTTTACATAAAAGCAAGTCTTGTTGCTAATGGCAAAGAAACACTTTCATTGAGTGAATTTCATCAGTTGTTAAAATCGGGGGTTGAGGGCATTGTTAGTCGAGGTCGAGCAGTGCGAGATGATAAAACAATGTGCGATGTGTGGCTTCCTATCCTTGATGATTTTGAAGCAATGATAGAGGAGAACAGCAATCCAACGACCATTTTTGCAACCTTATCTGAAAAAGCACAAAAGTATGCTGAAGCAACTATTCCTTTAAAAGCGAAAAAAGGACGAGCAAGTTATTTAAATGAGCGCAGCATTGGACATCAAGATCCAGGTGCAACCTCAGTAAGCTATCTATTTCTAGCATTATCTCAGGTTATGGAGGAGTAA
- a CDS encoding Fic family protein, whose product MNTIAYLEKLKNFLNDRRPLPQLVLKRLFESLKQEYIYHSNAIEGNSLTLRETQIVLEQGITINGKPLKDHIETQNQSYAIDYLLEEIALHRALDIRLIKEFHQIVIGSIDREIAGVFRNHDVVISHSKTETSRPFHIEEDLQALLDWYNQSDRHIIEKVAIFHARFEKIHPFSDGNGRTGRLLMNLELMKQGYPITIIKNEDREKYYQVLENSQINEDYQEIIDFIANNIQVSIERNLEILDRDWKDAFNAQELTP is encoded by the coding sequence ATGAATACTATTGCTTACTTAGAAAAATTGAAAAATTTTCTTAATGATCGCAGACCGTTACCGCAATTGGTGTTAAAAAGATTATTTGAAAGTTTAAAGCAAGAATATATCTACCACTCTAATGCGATTGAGGGAAACTCGTTAACATTAAGAGAAACGCAAATTGTGTTAGAGCAAGGGATCACAATCAATGGTAAGCCATTAAAGGATCATATTGAAACCCAAAATCAAAGTTATGCGATTGATTATTTACTTGAAGAAATTGCGTTACATCGAGCATTGGATATTCGCTTGATTAAAGAATTTCATCAGATTGTAATCGGTAGTATTGATCGTGAAATTGCAGGTGTTTTTAGAAATCACGATGTTGTGATTAGCCATAGTAAAACCGAAACTTCTCGTCCTTTTCATATTGAAGAAGATTTGCAGGCACTTTTAGATTGGTATAATCAAAGTGATCGCCATATTATTGAAAAAGTCGCAATTTTTCACGCACGTTTTGAAAAAATCCACCCTTTTTCTGACGGTAATGGAAGGACAGGACGACTTTTAATGAATTTAGAATTGATGAAGCAAGGTTATCCGATCACAATCATCAAGAATGAAGATAGAGAAAAATATTATCAAGTTTTAGAAAATTCACAAATAAATGAAGATTATCAAGAAATTATTGATTTTATTGCGAATAATATTCAAGTGAGTATTGAACGCAATTTAGAAATACTTGATAGAGATTGGAAAGATGCTTTTAACGCTCAGGAATTGACACCATAA